In a single window of the Nicotiana tomentosiformis chromosome 10, ASM39032v3, whole genome shotgun sequence genome:
- the LOC138900600 gene encoding uncharacterized protein — MKAVLGSHDIWEIVDREYAKPHIVEALPQNEKEVLAKTRKKDQQALALIHQCLDVVMFEKVADATTSKEAWGILLNSLQGVYKVRKESKDLDSMMVEQLEGSLQAHTEKIKRRQEVPLEQLLKTQASFKDYRGENSYRVNGWGQGRGGRGRGRSNANLVDDKKEEVESTLLMALKEEDKDDCCSWYLDNGASNHMCGCKEKSVEINKMVRGNVSFGDTSKIQIEGIGMILISYKNGDHKLIQDVYYVSKLKSDILSLGQLLEKEYDIHMKNMHLWLRDSNGILIAKVHMAKNRLFSLNLKTIDAKYLKV, encoded by the exons ATGAAAGCTGTTCTTGGCTCTCATGATATATGGGAAATCGTAGATAGAGAGTATGCAAAACCCCATATTGTGGAAGCTCtgcctcaaaatgaaaaagagGTCTTGGCAAAGACGAGaaagaaggatcaacaagccctcgcgctcatccaccaatgtttggatgttgtcatgtttgagaaggtggcagatgctaccacctcaaaaGAAGCTTGGGGGATTTTGCTCAATTCTCTTCAAGGAGTATacaaggtgaggaag gagtctaaagatttagactctatgatggTAGAGCAATTGGAGGGCTCTTTACAGGCCCATACAGAAAAGATCAAAAGGAGACAAGAAGTGCCattggagcaacttcttaaaactcaggcaTCCTTCAAGGATTATAGAGGTGAAAATAGCTATCGAGTGAATGGATGGGGACAAGGTCGTGGCGGTCGtggaagaggaagaagtaacg ctaatctggttgacgacaagaaagaagaagttgagtcaacgttgttgatggcactcaaggaagaagacaagGATGATTGTTGCTCGTGGTATTTGGATaatggagcaagcaatcatatgtgtggatgcaaagagaagtctgtggagatcaataaaatggtgagaggtaatgtgtcctttggagatacctcaaagattcaaatcgaagGGATAGGTATGATTCTGATCTCTTATAAAAATGGTGACCacaagttaattcaagatgtttattatgtctCAAAATTAAAAAgtgatattttgagtttgggccaacttcttgaaaaggaatatgacatccacatgaaaaatatgcatctttggcttagagattcaaatggaattctaattgctaaagtgcatatggctAAGAATAGATTATTCTCTCTGAATCTTAAGACAATTGATGCAAAGTATTTGAAGGtctaa